The sequence below is a genomic window from Leishmania panamensis strain MHOM/PA/94/PSC-1 chromosome 3 sequence.
GCCCAGCTGCGCGTCTGCCTTCCATTCCCTTTGGGGTGTGTAGTGTACTGCGCCTCGTTCTCCGTCCTCTTTGCTGAGGGTAAAGCTGAGCAACTCGTGTAAcgacaccccctccctccctccctctctctctctgcctgcgtGTGGGGGTATCGGTCAGAGAGGGTTTTTTGTTGGTGTGTACTCGTCTCTCTGTTTATACTCTCGCTTGTGGGGCTTCTGCGTTGCCTGCTGTAGTCGCTGGGCTAGATTTATCGTCAACGAGGTTTCagttttccccctccccctcccccttttctctcctctcctttgctgGCTGTACCACTTCTTCCCCGttcatcccccctcccctcccttcgtTGTGGTGTTGAACTGTGGTGTtgtggcgcgcgcgcgtctgGGCGCGTCCTCtggctcacacacacacacacacctcccctccctccctccctccctccctccctccccccttcccttctcttcccttctctctcctttcgtcCGTCCTTCGCCGGTGGTAGACCGAGACAGGGACATCAGCATATTGTACATCTCTATACATCGGCGTTcacgcatgcatgcgtgtatgggtgtgtgtgtgtgtgtgtgtgtgtgtgtgtgtgtgtgtcttccccgagcccctccctcctttcctcccttccctccccccgaccttctctcttctctcggtGTTGATTCATCTTCGCCACGTCAGCTCTGTGTTGCGCCTTCCGCTGTggactctcctcctccctcgcccaGGCAGGCTCCTTTGCTTCTTTCTGCGCTTGTCGGTATCACCGCTCACACGTCACCACCAAactctccgccaccaccaccacctcggcaTTTTTTCCCAATCaacgaaaggaaagggaaatAACTgcagctcccccccccctcccaagCCATCAgcctgcctgtgtgtgtgggtgtgtgggtgtactGCTGTGGGTGCTGTTGTTTggctcgccgcagcagcaatagTAGCCGAGACGGAGGCACACGTTGCTTCGTTGTAGGGCTATGTAAATAGGGGAATCCTTCCGCCTTTTCGccacctacccacccacccacccttccacccctcttcttctccgcgAGCACAAGGGGGGGGTGTGCGTCACTCAGCGCAaggcggcagagagcgagaagagaggagcagtaAAGGTAACAGAAAGAGGCAAAGGGTGGTGAGACGACATACacccttcaccaccaccgccacagctgTCATAGAAATCTGTGAGTGGCGCACCAAactgctttctctctctctctcgctgctgctgctgctgctgccatgcAGGCTCACACATCAGTCGCGCGGAACGGCACCGAagacagctgcggcagggcTGTAGACACCGACGGTGGCGATAGCAACACCTTGGGAGATGTCAGCGCGCCGTATTACCCTCCTTCTCGGCCGACACCACCAACAGTGATCGAGGATGCGAACCGCCACGAGGACAGCAGGCATCCCAAGAGCCGCGATGAGAAGGTTGGCAGCAACACCGAAGCGGCAGAGAGTGCAGTAGCAACGGTGGAGAACAGCAGGCGAGAAGGCTCATACTCAGCAATGAAatcggcgacgctgctgccgtcggtGGTGCGAGTGCAGTCGTGGGCCGACACAACGAGCCTGATTCCCTCCTATCGTACGATCGagaagagcggcgctgcagtctCACCCGGCGCCGCGCACGACCGTGTCGACGCCCCACCATTTCTTTTCACGCCAGAACGTATGCCACCCAGCTTCAGAGAACGCGCTTTGTCACCGCTGGTGAGGGGGTCCGCTGCCGTTCACGTGCAGCCCGGCGCCCTCGCCGAGGAGGCAGGCCAGAGAGTTGCCCACACGGACACGGGCACCATCAACGCTGCCCCATCTTCTCAACAATCAGTACCGCTTTGGAAGCACGGGCTGTACGACGCTCAGCAGCTCACTCCTCCATCGCACTCGGAGTCGCTTGCTGGGTCGCGGTCACCAAACCGCCGTGTATCGCACAATGAGGTCTGCTTggagcagcgcgcgcctGCTACTGCATCAGCGCTGCGAGATGCAGAACGACACCCCATTTCTATGAacgctgccgtgccgctgTCGTGGCGGTCGCACTCGCCCAGTCGCACTGAGCCAGCCCTCGGCCCTGATATCGCCACATCAACCGCGGTAGATGCGGCGGTCATGCCCACCTCGGAAGGCGTCACCGATGAGGAACGCCTCACGCCGTCTGTCTCGGCATCGCTGTACGTGAAAGAGCAGCTGCCCCTACCCGGTCCTAGCTCATCACCTCTGCACGACTCAGGCTCCTTAGTCAACAGCCCCGGCACTTCAGTTTCCGCCTTGGCACGCTTTGGGGAGAATCCAAGCTGCGCTTCGCCGGTGTCAACAGCTTTCTTGCTTGCTACCACGCTACCCTGGGCGAGCTCGACGGCCACAGTCACGCCTGTTGTGCCGCCCCACTCGCCGACCGCGCTGTCTATGTCCAGTGTGCCCACCTTGTCTCCACTGGCGACGTCACCACCCTCCTGGTCGACGTCCACGCTGGTCTTACCGTCCCTGGCGCATCCTCGACCCCTGCAAGTGccgccagctccgctgccacAACATCAGCCTCAGCACCCGGTGTTTTCCTCTGCGAAGATGGCCTCACCGGTATCAGCTacggaaggagaagagaagagtgggagTGTGGGCGAGGAGTTGTTGTCATGGTACGGCAACCCCCACACCCCAGTCAGCGATCCGGAGAACGATAGCTCCGACTTCTTCTCCGCGCCAGGGCAGCTCTTCGCGGCGTTGTGCAGCCCCCTGCTTAGCAAGTACAGCGTTGGTAACGGCGACCTCAGCGCCTTCGGCAGcccggcagcagctggactGACCGCTCGACCAAATAGCCCTAGCTTGCTGCCCGAAGCGCCGCTCCTCACTGCCGGCACCTCGCTGGCGCACCCGCTTGGTCAGCCACCGGCCTCGCTACCGCCGATCCTCAGCACTGCTCCCGCGGcgagctccacctccttaTCGCTCCTCTCCCCGATATCTGCTGTGTCAGAcagcttctccagcggcagcggcggcaacgatAGCACCGGAGGaacgggcggcggcggcgctcatgACTTTCGGTCACCCTTCACGTTCCGCACCACACCCCTTGCCTCGGTGGTCACGCCAGaagtgcgccaccaccagcctcACCATCCGCCCATGGTGCTACCCCACCCTTGTTTTTTCCATCGCCCTACCTTTCTGTCGCTCgtgacgccgctgtcgccacaGCAGTCACCGACGCAGGAGAATTCATTCAGTCTTCCCCCCAaccctccgcagcagcagcagatgccTCCCGACCGTTCCCCGGCGTGCAACTCGATGACGTCCATCCCTTCGTTGTCGTTGTCCTTCTACCCTATAGCCTCACCGCCCACGCTCTCGCTGAGCGCCACCGCAACCGGGCATGGCCCTCTCCCAGCCTCGTCGTTGTTGTTTATGCAAGGCGGCAGCGTGGCAGTAGCCACACCCATGTCACCAGCGTCCACGCACGGCACTACTGGTGGCTCCCCGACCACGGCGACAGCACCATCCTCGGCGTACCGGTCCTTGGTCATTGTTCCATGGAGCGGCAAATCATCATCGCCCAGCTGGGCGAGGCGAGCGCATCGGTCTCTGCTGAcgctcttctccagcacgcCTGGTCTACCTAGTCCGTCTTGGCCGCTACCGGGTCAAGTCGCATCGGctctgtcgtcgtcgtcgacggGCTCAGTCGGAGTGCTGCACAAAGAAGAGGATCGGGGGGACGCCTTGAGTCCCAACACGTCGTCTCTGCAGTTCGTTCTTGGCACCCCACGATCCTTCCTTGCCAAGGAGGCAGGCTTggtggagatggcggcgtggacgctgagcagcggcgctgcaggcagCAATGCGGTAGCAGCGCGCGACGACCCTCAGCCCCAAgatcagctgcagcatcacTCACATCGCCGCCTGCTCACCgcgctccacctctccaTGAGAGGAGTGGCAGCCCAACCACCGGTGCGGCCGCAGGCATGGCACGTCTGGAAAGCCTCAGTCGCCGCAGAGGTGCGCAGCGTAGACAAGGAGCAAAGCGTGAATATCGCCTCTCCTGCAGACTCgccagtggcgctgcagcctctACGAGAGTCGTACGAACGCGAGGTGCCGCGCGGTGTTGGGGAGGTATTGAGGACATCTGACATGGGACGCAaaggcgacagcgacggtggcgaggcgAACACCCTTCACGAGGACAAAGAAATCTGTGATGCCGACTACGGGGAAAAAGAGGTGACTGCCTTCGAGGATAAGCGCGAGGCGCACCGCACACTCTCCAGGAGTTGCCGAAGCCAAAACAGCATCGTCGCACGAAGCCCaacagtcgcagcagcagcagcagtaacgaccaccgccgcgacaGTCTTCCCGAGGCGTCTCTTGCAGTTGCCTTCCTTCGCAGTCCTCAGCCACGGGAAGACAAGTGCCGCTGCAACAGCAGTAGCGGCTGCGGAAACAGAGGCGTCTCCTCAGACGCAACCGACGTCACACGTGCCACTCCCGtcgacctcctccacttCATTTGCAGCCCGTGGCGAGGGAACAcgtggcagtggtgctgccCCCTCACTCGTCGAGCGTCTCTTCGTGTCTTCCACGTCGTTCGTGCCTCCACGGTCGCCCAGCTACCGCAAGACGCCCGTCAGAGCGGCAGATAGCCGCAGCCAGAACACGTGCTGTGCCACACAGCTGTGTGCGACTGCCCCAAAGACACTCTTCAACAGTCAGACGGATGCGACCAGTCATAACGGCAACAACAGTCGCGGCGGTCGCCGTCGTGGGTCACCGATGCGAAGCAGCTCACGATGTCGCCACACGAGCTCCGTCACTATCATCGGGGTGTCCGAGAGTGAGTCCCTGGCGATGCCGGTACGTGACGCCACCTCGTCGACGCCGGGCCCCACACCTGCGGGCGCGGCATCATGGGGCGCGGCCTCGGCCAGTACGCGCGCAGCCCACGGACGAGAAACACCGACGTCGTCCGCAGCGGCCTCGCCACTGGCCGagctgctgccatcgccaccgTTTGGTGGTATCGGCGGCAGTGTGTCCTACCGATTAAGCTCGGGCTGTGACGGAGACATACCAACCCCTGacatggcggcagcggccgctgctgctgtgctgcggctACACCGACAGCGTCCTAaccccacaccaccgctctcGACAGCACTCGCGTCGTCGCCGGAACGAAGTGCTGCGACGCAGTCTCTTGAAGGGGATGGAGAGGCTGAGGGCAACGCTTCAATGCTAACAGCAGAGCTCTCCACTTCGTTACCGTATGATGGCAACAAAACCTCGCGTCGTTTGTTTCATCGCACGCCATCATCCCTCGCCCGCGCGGTGGCCGTAGCACTGCGTCGCCCATCGCTCGCTGAAGACACCTTTAGTGGGGGCGTGCCTCTCCACAATCCGTCCCCCAGCATACCCAGTCTGCTTATCAGCTCTATGCACCCGTCGCCTCTGACTGCCACGGCACCGGCAACAGCCGCCAGCCTCGGCGAATTCAGCGCGAAGCTGTTGCAACGCGTGCAGGAGGGTGAGACAGCAGAAGccgatggtgctgctgcggaaggGGGGCCTGAAGTActcaagcagcagcgaggtgaGCAGGAAGAACTGCGGTCCGGTGGGTGGGGCGTGAAGCAGCACAATGGCAAAAGCCCAAGCCTGAAC
It includes:
- a CDS encoding hypothetical protein (TriTrypDB/GeneDB-style sysID: LpmP.03.0330), with product MQAHTSVARNGTEDSCGRAVDTDGGDSNTLGDVSAPYYPPSRPTPPTVIEDANRHEDSRHPKSRDEKVGSNTEAAESAVATVENSRREGSYSAMKSATLLPSVVRVQSWADTTSLIPSYRTIEKSGAAVSPGAAHDRVDAPPFLFTPERMPPSFRERALSPLVRGSAAVHVQPGALAEEAGQRVAHTDTGTINAAPSSQQSVPLWKHGLYDAQQLTPPSHSESLAGSRSPNRRVSHNEVCLEQRAPATASALRDAERHPISMNAAVPLSWRSHSPSRTEPALGPDIATSTAVDAAVMPTSEGVTDEERLTPSVSASLYVKEQLPLPGPSSSPLHDSGSLVNSPGTSVSALARFGENPSCASPVSTAFLLATTLPWASSTATVTPVVPPHSPTALSMSSVPTLSPLATSPPSWSTSTLVLPSLAHPRPLQVPPAPLPQHQPQHPVFSSAKMASPVSATEGEEKSGSVGEELLSWYGNPHTPVSDPENDSSDFFSAPGQLFAALCSPLLSKYSVGNGDLSAFGSPAAAGLTARPNSPSLLPEAPLLTAGTSLAHPLGQPPASLPPILSTAPAASSTSLSLLSPISAVSDSFSSGSGGNDSTGGTGGGGAHDFRSPFTFRTTPLASVVTPEVRHHQPHHPPMVLPHPCFFHRPTFLSLVTPLSPQQSPTQENSFSLPPNPPQQQQMPPDRSPACNSMTSIPSLSLSFYPIASPPTLSLSATATGHGPLPASSLLFMQGGSVAVATPMSPASTHGTTGGSPTTATAPSSAYRSLVIVPWSGKSSSPSWARRAHRSLLTLFSSTPGLPSPSWPLPGQVASALSSSSTGSVGVLHKEEDRGDALSPNTSSLQFVLGTPRSFLAKEAGLVEMAAWTLSSGAAGSNAVAARDDPQPQDQLQHHSHRRLLTALHLSMRGVAAQPPVRPQAWHVWKASVAAEVRSVDKEQSVNIASPADSPVALQPLRESYEREVPRGVGEVLRTSDMGRKGDSDGGEANTLHEDKEICDADYGEKEVTAFEDKREAHRTLSRSCRSQNSIVARSPTVAAAAAVTTTAATVFPRRLLQLPSFAVLSHGKTSAAATAVAAAETEASPQTQPTSHVPLPSTSSTSFAARGEGTRGSGAAPSLVERLFVSSTSFVPPRSPSYRKTPVRAADSRSQNTCCATQLCATAPKTLFNSQTDATSHNGNNSRGGRRRGSPMRSSSRCRHTSSVTIIGVSESESLAMPVRDATSSTPGPTPAGAASWGAASASTRAAHGRETPTSSAAASPLAELLPSPPFGGIGGSVSYRLSSGCDGDIPTPDMAAAAAAAVLRLHRQRPNPTPPLSTALASSPERSAATQSLEGDGEAEGNASMLTAELSTSLPYDGNKTSRRLFHRTPSSLARAVAVALRRPSLAEDTFSGGVPLHNPSPSIPSLLISSMHPSPLTATAPATAASLGEFSAKLLQRVQEGETAEADGAAAEGGPEVLKQQRGEQEELRSGGWGVKQHNGKSPSLNATLLPFSPTAVLAAPKPPSKDKIALPTTTATASRRHCHRRRASPPNTPPATSASGTTAADADGSASEGDG